One window from the genome of Mucilaginibacter ginsenosidivorans encodes:
- a CDS encoding pepsin/retropepsin-like aspartic protease family protein, which translates to MFQRYTLVRLRFAALLLVIAAAYSCKKDNTKPQNTNTTVNPVVMGLYEYAIDTNKRVFIPITKIGTNTTAYYGIFDTGSTGMTIDAHDLIPASMITSTGIQFTGDSTVVNGITITSQTSTISYGNSLSLTKEYGNLAYASVTIGNSDGSFTVKRLPFFLYYKIVSGTGTVYPAHSNDVFGVGPGVSYTSSKIASPLSYFDTGSNLTSGFKLATLSMAQFNSNGNYVSSLLTVGLTSSDLTSAGFIMHPLSPINPGGYSPNIPSTITYGSKSVSSNVLFDTGTPALTIIEDKTAVRTIGQLPANTVVKVTTNKGFVYQYTTTSTENLTEVQNPNNTNDFRTIFSLSFFIENEYLTDYKNHQIGLKNN; encoded by the coding sequence ATGTTTCAGAGATATACGCTTGTTCGTTTACGTTTCGCAGCCCTGCTATTGGTTATAGCCGCTGCTTATTCCTGCAAAAAGGATAATACCAAACCACAAAATACCAATACAACGGTAAACCCCGTGGTAATGGGCCTGTATGAATATGCTATCGATACCAATAAAAGGGTATTTATCCCCATAACCAAGATCGGCACGAATACAACAGCCTATTACGGCATTTTCGACACCGGTTCGACAGGTATGACGATTGACGCTCACGACCTGATACCAGCGTCGATGATAACAAGTACCGGCATCCAATTCACAGGCGATTCAACCGTAGTGAACGGTATTACCATCACCTCGCAAACATCCACTATTAGCTACGGTAACTCGCTGAGCCTGACCAAGGAATATGGCAACCTGGCGTATGCGTCTGTCACCATCGGCAATTCTGACGGTAGCTTTACCGTTAAGCGACTGCCATTCTTCTTATATTACAAAATAGTCTCAGGCACCGGCACGGTATACCCCGCGCACTCAAACGACGTATTTGGTGTAGGACCGGGTGTTAGCTATACCAGCAGCAAGATAGCCAGCCCGTTAAGCTATTTCGATACCGGGAGCAACCTAACCAGTGGTTTTAAGCTGGCTACTTTGAGCATGGCGCAGTTCAACAGCAACGGCAACTATGTTTCAAGTTTGCTTACGGTGGGGTTGACGTCTTCCGATCTTACATCCGCAGGTTTTATTATGCACCCATTATCCCCAATTAACCCGGGCGGATATTCGCCTAACATACCTTCTACCATTACTTACGGCAGCAAAAGCGTTTCAAGCAATGTTCTGTTCGATACCGGTACGCCCGCCTTAACTATTATCGAAGATAAAACAGCGGTACGCACAATAGGCCAGTTACCCGCCAATACTGTGGTGAAGGTGACCACCAATAAAGGTTTCGTTTATCAATACACCACCACCTCAACAGAAAACCTGACCGAAGTGCAAAACCCGAATAATACGAATGACTTCAGGACGATCTTCAGTCTTAGCTTTTTTATTGAGAATGAATACCTGACGGATTATAAAAATCACCAGATAGGTCTAAAGAATAATTGA
- the pafA gene encoding alkaline phosphatase PafA yields MARFLLAFLFSFLLLQAVAQSNDNGPVLTQQGIRRPKLVVGIVVDQMRWDYLYRYYSRYQSNGGFKRLLLNGFSCENTIIPYIPTVTACGHTSIYTGSVPAINGITGNEWYDYDLNKQVYCTEDEQVTTVGGKGTAGQMSPHNLLVTTVGDELHLATNFKSKVIGIALKDRAAILPAGHTANGAYWFDEATGNWISSSYYAIGLPKWVDDLNAKKMPDQYFANGWNTLYPLNTYTQSTPDAEPYEYRPFGKDVKGFPYDLKQFVGKNYGMLHVTPYGNSFTFDMARAAVDGEKMGADSVTDMLTISLSTPDYIGHTFGPNSVEAEDDFLRLDKDLGAFLDFLDQKVGKGEYLVFLTADHGGAHVPAFLGQHSIPTGNAIDRGYNDEISELLKAKFHSDKLLIGVFNYQVHFNRLEIKRLGLNKDSVSKVVIDYLAGQTAIYRAFALDKAAETTLNATIKRDATNGYYPSRSGDIQIIFKPQWIENFEHGGTTHGAWGPYDAHIPLLWYGWGIKPGQLSREVYMTDIAPTVASLLHIQMPSGAVGQVIPEISK; encoded by the coding sequence ATGGCAAGATTCCTCCTCGCTTTTTTATTTAGTTTCCTGTTGTTACAGGCAGTTGCTCAAAGTAACGATAATGGTCCTGTTTTAACGCAGCAGGGTATCCGAAGGCCAAAACTTGTTGTCGGTATCGTGGTCGACCAGATGCGATGGGACTACCTGTACCGCTATTATAGCCGTTATCAAAGCAACGGGGGCTTCAAACGGCTTTTGCTCAACGGCTTTTCCTGCGAAAATACCATCATACCCTATATACCCACAGTAACTGCTTGCGGCCATACCAGTATTTACACCGGCTCGGTTCCAGCTATCAATGGCATCACCGGTAACGAATGGTATGATTATGACTTGAACAAGCAGGTATACTGCACCGAAGACGAGCAAGTGACTACCGTTGGCGGGAAGGGCACTGCCGGGCAAATGAGCCCGCATAACCTGCTGGTAACTACCGTAGGCGACGAACTGCATCTTGCTACCAATTTCAAAAGTAAAGTTATTGGCATTGCGCTTAAAGACCGGGCCGCTATATTGCCGGCGGGTCATACCGCAAATGGCGCCTATTGGTTTGATGAGGCCACCGGAAACTGGATATCATCTTCATACTATGCTATAGGCCTGCCAAAGTGGGTGGACGATCTGAACGCCAAAAAAATGCCCGACCAGTATTTTGCCAACGGCTGGAATACGCTTTATCCGTTGAATACTTACACACAAAGCACACCTGATGCCGAACCTTATGAGTACCGCCCCTTCGGGAAGGATGTTAAGGGATTTCCCTACGACCTGAAACAATTCGTTGGTAAAAATTACGGCATGCTGCATGTAACGCCGTATGGTAACAGCTTTACCTTTGATATGGCAAGAGCAGCGGTTGACGGCGAAAAAATGGGCGCCGACTCCGTTACTGATATGCTTACCATAAGCCTGTCGACCCCGGATTATATCGGGCATACCTTTGGTCCGAATTCGGTTGAGGCCGAGGACGATTTCCTACGGCTGGATAAGGACCTGGGGGCTTTTCTCGATTTCCTCGATCAGAAGGTAGGCAAGGGTGAATATCTTGTATTTTTAACGGCCGATCATGGGGGCGCGCATGTGCCGGCTTTCCTGGGCCAGCATAGTATACCTACCGGCAATGCGATAGACCGGGGGTACAACGATGAGATAAGTGAACTGCTGAAAGCTAAATTTCATTCCGATAAATTACTTATTGGTGTCTTTAACTACCAGGTGCACTTCAACCGCCTGGAGATAAAGCGGCTTGGATTGAATAAAGATTCGGTGAGCAAAGTAGTTATCGATTATCTTGCGGGACAAACGGCAATTTACAGGGCGTTCGCGCTTGACAAGGCAGCAGAAACGACATTAAATGCAACCATCAAAAGGGATGCGACAAACGGATACTACCCATCGCGGAGCGGTGATATCCAGATCATTTTTAAACCCCAATGGATAGAGAATTTTGAACATGGCGGCACAACGCATGGTGCCTGGGGGCCGTATGATGCACATATACCGTTGCTTTGGTACGGGTGGGGTATAAAGCCGGGGCAGCTGAGCAGGGAAGTTTATATGACAGATATTGCACCTACGGTAGCTTCGTTATTGCATATACAGATGCCGAGCGGTGCTGTAGGCCAAGTTATCCCCGAGATATCGAAATAG
- a CDS encoding tetratricopeptide repeat protein yields MDSVARRFYFVFGRLSAFLFLLFFIVTATFAQQKIADSLLQQLKAHSQKDTSYVRLLNQLSMAYAPFDNKAGMAYANQALLLSKSLSSSHALATSYLTQARVYEFGSKPRNAITAAMLALNEFKRSNNDTSGLVDCYLKLSANYYNTANYITALDYVNKALLLAQQTGDKKRVAACYNTLGSCYTLLADYPKASAFYYKELKLADSLQNKSMIAKTTGNLGVVNYYLKNYSASLKYYNRCLRVLEELDDQVWVGAALNNIGGVYLDTKDYQKAIDYNQRALAINLEVKSKKGEANDLNDMGVAYGHLGRYAEAFACLNRAISLYDTIGSKNNSSATLGHLSDLYLAAPGDVLRTQGIDPAKRLDKALAVQLKAVSLALEVRDLNTQSDQWKKLSHIYEQQKNYSAALNSYRNYAKLTDSIRNDKKREEITRLNIQYDYDKKAAVLESENQKKQAELSRQKVIKNASIIVGIVLLFSATLSFVFYSRRKDAREKQKEAELKAQVSETEMKVLRAQLNPHFIFNSLNSIGDYIARHDKETADLYLVRFAKLMRLILENSEHETISLADDLKALELYIQLEALRLGNKFLYYIEVDEDIDPEQTLVPPMLLQPFVENSIWHGISPKNGDGIIHIKVQKNGGMIEYTVQDNGVGRVRSAELKKNKVKQGRRSFGIKVIQSRINIINAAKQTDAKVELTDLDEGTKVSIKLPHDLKF; encoded by the coding sequence ATGGATTCGGTAGCACGGCGTTTTTACTTCGTTTTTGGGCGGCTTTCTGCTTTCCTGTTTTTATTATTTTTCATCGTAACCGCGACATTTGCGCAGCAGAAAATTGCCGACAGCCTGCTGCAACAACTAAAGGCCCACTCGCAAAAGGACACATCGTATGTTCGCTTACTGAACCAGCTCAGCATGGCATATGCCCCATTCGATAACAAGGCCGGTATGGCCTATGCAAACCAGGCACTATTGCTATCAAAGTCACTAAGCAGCAGCCATGCCCTTGCCACATCGTATCTGACGCAAGCCAGGGTTTATGAATTCGGGTCGAAACCCAGGAACGCTATCACGGCCGCAATGCTGGCACTTAATGAGTTTAAAAGAAGCAACAATGATACTTCGGGCCTGGTCGATTGCTATCTCAAGCTTTCCGCCAATTATTATAATACAGCCAACTACATTACGGCCCTTGATTATGTCAATAAAGCATTGCTATTAGCGCAGCAAACCGGTGATAAAAAGCGGGTGGCGGCCTGTTACAATACGCTTGGTTCATGTTATACCCTTCTGGCTGATTATCCCAAAGCGAGCGCATTTTATTATAAGGAACTGAAACTGGCCGATTCGTTACAGAATAAGTCGATGATAGCCAAAACCACAGGTAATCTCGGCGTGGTAAATTATTACCTTAAAAACTACAGCGCATCGTTAAAATATTACAACCGCTGTCTGAGGGTACTTGAGGAACTGGATGACCAGGTTTGGGTGGGCGCCGCCCTAAACAATATTGGCGGTGTTTATCTTGATACCAAGGATTACCAAAAGGCAATTGACTATAACCAACGGGCGTTGGCCATAAACCTGGAAGTAAAAAGCAAAAAGGGCGAGGCAAACGACCTGAACGACATGGGCGTAGCCTACGGGCACCTGGGTAGATATGCAGAAGCGTTCGCCTGCCTTAACCGGGCCATTAGCCTTTATGATACTATCGGCTCAAAAAACAACTCGTCGGCAACATTAGGGCATCTTTCCGACCTATACCTTGCCGCGCCGGGCGATGTGTTGCGCACGCAGGGGATCGATCCCGCAAAAAGACTGGATAAAGCACTGGCAGTGCAGTTAAAGGCAGTAAGCCTTGCGCTCGAGGTACGCGACCTTAATACCCAGTCGGATCAGTGGAAAAAATTGAGCCATATTTACGAACAGCAAAAAAATTACAGTGCGGCACTAAACAGTTATCGCAATTATGCCAAACTGACCGACAGCATCCGGAATGACAAAAAGCGCGAGGAAATAACCCGCCTGAATATCCAATACGATTATGATAAAAAAGCCGCCGTTTTAGAATCTGAAAATCAAAAGAAACAGGCCGAACTTTCGCGCCAAAAGGTTATTAAAAATGCGTCGATCATAGTTGGTATCGTCCTGTTATTTTCGGCGACCCTCTCCTTTGTTTTTTATTCAAGACGAAAGGACGCGCGCGAAAAGCAAAAGGAAGCGGAATTAAAAGCTCAGGTGTCTGAAACGGAAATGAAGGTTTTAAGGGCACAACTGAACCCTCATTTTATTTTCAACTCGCTTAATTCTATCGGCGATTACATCGCAAGGCACGACAAGGAAACAGCCGATCTGTACCTGGTACGTTTTGCCAAATTAATGCGGCTGATACTGGAAAATTCAGAACATGAAACCATTAGCCTTGCCGACGATCTGAAAGCGCTTGAGCTTTACATCCAGTTGGAGGCCCTGCGGCTGGGCAACAAATTCCTGTATTATATCGAAGTGGACGAAGATATCGACCCCGAACAAACCCTGGTGCCGCCTATGCTGCTGCAGCCCTTTGTCGAGAACAGTATCTGGCATGGGATATCCCCAAAAAACGGTGACGGTATCATCCACATAAAGGTTCAAAAGAATGGGGGGATGATAGAATACACCGTACAGGACAACGGTGTGGGCCGCGTGCGGTCCGCTGAATTAAAAAAGAACAAAGTAAAGCAGGGTAGGCGTTCGTTTGGCATCAAGGTAATACAATCGAGGATCAATATTATCAATGCGGCCAAACAAACTGACGCCAAAGTGGAATTAACCGATCTGGACGAAGGAACGAAAGTAAGTATTAAATTGCCGCACGATTTAAAGTTTTAG
- a CDS encoding LytR/AlgR family response regulator transcription factor has product MIRAIIIDDEQHCTNRLTDLLNRFCKQTVTIAGTFENVDDAIAGINTLKPDLVFLDIQLHDQTGFDLLARIRQISFEVIFTTAYDNYAIQAFKFSAVDYMLKPIDPDDLVQAVGKLQKIFHQRELTEKFDALLHNIKTADTSSKKITVATSKGLLFLQVSDITRCQSDVNYTTIYLKDKQQIVVAKTLKEFEDMLSDHNFFRIHNSHLINMDCIKSYHKGKGGYVTLTDNTSLEVSTRRRDLFLKKIEEM; this is encoded by the coding sequence ATGATCAGGGCAATTATTATCGACGACGAACAACATTGTACGAACCGCCTCACCGACCTGCTGAACAGGTTTTGCAAACAGACCGTAACCATAGCCGGCACATTTGAAAACGTGGACGATGCAATAGCCGGAATAAATACGCTGAAACCCGACCTGGTTTTCCTGGATATCCAATTGCACGATCAAACCGGGTTCGATCTGCTGGCGCGGATACGGCAGATCAGTTTTGAGGTGATATTTACCACCGCATACGATAATTATGCCATCCAGGCCTTCAAGTTCAGCGCGGTGGACTACATGCTTAAACCCATTGACCCGGACGATCTGGTGCAGGCCGTGGGTAAACTGCAAAAGATATTCCACCAGCGCGAACTGACAGAGAAATTCGACGCCCTGCTTCATAATATCAAGACGGCAGATACCTCGTCTAAAAAGATCACGGTAGCAACAAGCAAAGGGCTTCTTTTTTTACAGGTTAGCGACATCACCCGGTGCCAATCGGATGTTAATTATACCACTATCTATTTAAAAGATAAACAGCAGATAGTGGTAGCGAAAACGCTGAAGGAATTTGAAGATATGTTATCCGATCACAATTTCTTCCGCATCCATAACAGCCATCTCATCAATATGGACTGCATTAAGAGTTACCATAAAGGTAAAGGGGGTTACGTTACATTGACCGACAATACAAGCCTCGAAGTATCAACCCGCCGGCGGGATTTGTTCCTGAAGAAGATAGAGGAAATGTAA
- a CDS encoding tetratricopeptide repeat protein codes for MKRNTLLFYFLLIVLAVTAVYSNHFYNGFHFDDSHSIYDNPNIRHIQNIPKFFKDGTTSSILPQNQSYRPVTTTSLAIDYWLSKGYDPFFYHLSTFITFLLQGLLMVIFFNKLFGLSSSNKNITYVALFATAWYLLHPAIAETVNYIIARADVQSTVAVLAGFVLYACSPFCRRTFIYLLPVAVGILAKPPAVMFAPIFFFYTLLFEEKLSLIDIFRRVHLKQLGKAIIKSVPAFVVCAGMYLLVDRMTPKTWEPGGHSPLQYVITQPFVILHYFITFFWPTGLSADSDWGVLNSIKDWRFFAGCLFLLIMISIAFYTSRSSKLRPISFGILWFFIALAPTSSIIPLGEVLNDHRMFFPFVGLVLSVSWALSLLIFELMAKKDSFLAKNPKLLWLPVLAILATCAYGTWKRNNVWHSEKSLWQNVTIKSPKNGRGLMNFGNILVSEGKYAEAENYFGRALQLLPNYSFIYINMGVLKDKQQKFKDAESYFIQGILLGPQYAVHHKLYGKFLYDMRRYREAEVELERSLNLSAGDLETHKFLMETFDRLGEWDNLELLAKGTLQLEPGNTVALGYLEDANKKMNKADLQAEKVKLAPTPEKYLQLSLDYYLAARFDSCIAAAQEAIKLKPDYAAAYNNIGSAYIALEQFDKAIEPLKKALSLEPGFVLAKNNLALAQNHSTGLTYPVKPPTAEEYVNQSLTYYNFKLYDLCIVACECALEQKPDYDLAYNNMCAAYNALGQWDNAIKTGEKGLQINPKNQLLKNNLAQARAGKASSRK; via the coding sequence GTGAAAAGGAACACCCTGCTATTTTATTTTTTACTGATCGTACTGGCTGTTACTGCGGTATATTCAAACCACTTCTACAACGGCTTTCATTTTGACGACAGCCATTCCATTTACGATAATCCAAATATCCGCCACATTCAGAATATCCCAAAGTTTTTTAAGGATGGCACAACGAGCAGTATATTACCTCAAAACCAATCGTACCGCCCTGTTACCACGACATCACTGGCCATCGATTACTGGTTGAGCAAGGGATACGACCCGTTTTTTTATCATTTGTCCACTTTTATAACTTTCCTGCTCCAGGGGTTATTGATGGTGATATTTTTTAATAAATTGTTCGGCCTTTCATCTTCCAATAAAAACATCACATACGTAGCGCTCTTCGCAACGGCATGGTACCTGCTGCACCCGGCTATAGCCGAAACCGTAAATTACATCATTGCCCGGGCCGATGTACAATCAACCGTAGCCGTGCTGGCGGGATTCGTACTTTATGCCTGTTCGCCGTTTTGCCGCCGGACGTTTATCTACCTGCTGCCTGTTGCCGTTGGTATATTAGCCAAGCCGCCTGCAGTTATGTTCGCGCCGATATTTTTCTTTTATACATTACTATTCGAGGAAAAGCTCAGTCTTATCGACATATTCAGACGGGTACATCTTAAGCAGTTGGGTAAGGCCATAATAAAATCGGTTCCGGCCTTTGTTGTATGCGCCGGGATGTATCTGCTGGTCGACAGGATGACGCCAAAGACCTGGGAGCCCGGTGGCCATTCGCCGTTGCAATACGTCATCACGCAACCTTTTGTCATCCTGCATTATTTCATCACATTCTTCTGGCCAACAGGGTTAAGCGCCGACAGCGACTGGGGGGTATTAAACAGTATTAAAGACTGGCGTTTTTTTGCGGGCTGCCTGTTTCTTTTGATAATGATCAGCATTGCTTTTTACACTTCAAGATCGTCTAAACTAAGGCCCATCAGTTTTGGTATTCTGTGGTTTTTTATTGCGCTGGCACCTACGTCAAGCATTATCCCGCTTGGCGAAGTGCTGAACGATCACCGTATGTTCTTCCCTTTTGTGGGTTTGGTATTAAGTGTTAGCTGGGCTTTGAGCCTGCTCATATTCGAGTTGATGGCTAAGAAGGACTCGTTTTTGGCGAAAAATCCAAAGCTGCTTTGGCTGCCGGTGCTTGCTATACTTGCTACTTGCGCCTACGGTACATGGAAGCGGAACAATGTTTGGCACAGCGAGAAAAGCCTGTGGCAAAACGTTACGATAAAAAGCCCGAAGAACGGCAGGGGATTGATGAATTTTGGTAATATCCTGGTTTCGGAGGGCAAATACGCCGAAGCGGAAAATTACTTTGGTCGCGCGCTGCAGTTACTGCCTAATTACTCGTTCATCTACATCAATATGGGTGTGCTGAAAGACAAGCAGCAAAAATTCAAGGATGCTGAAAGCTATTTTATACAGGGTATCCTTCTCGGTCCGCAATATGCTGTTCATCACAAACTCTATGGAAAGTTTTTGTACGATATGCGCCGGTACCGCGAGGCCGAGGTTGAGCTGGAAAGGTCGCTGAACCTTTCGGCAGGCGATCTGGAAACCCATAAATTCCTGATGGAAACCTTTGACAGGTTGGGTGAATGGGATAACCTGGAATTGCTGGCAAAAGGTACGCTGCAACTGGAGCCGGGTAATACCGTTGCCCTGGGCTACCTGGAGGATGCCAATAAAAAAATGAATAAGGCCGACCTGCAAGCCGAAAAAGTTAAGCTTGCGCCAACGCCCGAAAAATACCTGCAGCTAAGCCTTGATTACTATCTTGCTGCGCGGTTTGACAGTTGTATAGCTGCTGCACAGGAGGCCATTAAGTTAAAGCCTGATTACGCCGCTGCCTACAATAATATCGGCAGCGCTTATATTGCGCTGGAACAATTCGACAAAGCCATTGAGCCGCTGAAAAAGGCGCTGAGCCTGGAACCCGGCTTCGTTTTGGCAAAGAATAACCTGGCCCTGGCACAAAACCATAGCACAGGCCTTACCTACCCGGTTAAACCACCAACAGCGGAAGAATATGTGAATCAAAGTTTAACCTATTACAATTTTAAACTGTACGACCTGTGCATTGTAGCCTGCGAATGCGCGCTTGAACAAAAACCGGACTATGACCTGGCTTATAACAATATGTGCGCCGCTTACAATGCGCTCGGTCAATGGGATAATGCCATAAAAACCGGCGAAAAGGGCCTGCAAATAAATCCCAAAAATCAATTGTTAAAGAATAACCTGGCGCAGGCAAGGGCCGGAAAGGCGAGCAGCCGGAAATAA
- a CDS encoding glutamate--tRNA ligase family protein: protein MDTITAKFNKTRIAPTPSGFLHLGNVLSFAITAYVAEQTGAKILLRIDDLDRDRVNPEYVQDIFDTLNFMDIPWHEGPRNLLEFESEYSQVHRMDIYRGALKKLEENNAVFACTCSRSQIRQNNPDETYPGTCRNKGIPLDTPDASWRIKTGAQTELAIKTLNNGVQKATLPANMYDFVVRKKDGFPAYQLASVIDDIHFGIDLVIRGQDLFPSTLAQLYLANKLEANIFTNNTFHHHPLLTEKGKKLSKSSGDTSIHYLRKLGKKPADIYNQVAGAAGLHGNISNWRELGQRFWH, encoded by the coding sequence ATGGATACTATAACGGCTAAATTCAACAAAACCCGCATAGCCCCTACACCCAGCGGTTTTTTGCACCTGGGCAATGTGCTTTCATTTGCTATTACTGCGTATGTGGCCGAACAAACAGGCGCCAAGATATTATTGCGGATCGACGACCTTGACCGCGACCGGGTAAACCCCGAATATGTGCAGGACATTTTTGACACCCTCAATTTTATGGATATTCCCTGGCATGAGGGCCCCCGGAATTTACTGGAGTTTGAATCGGAATACTCGCAGGTTCACCGGATGGATATTTACCGCGGGGCTTTGAAAAAATTGGAAGAGAATAACGCGGTATTTGCTTGCACGTGTTCGCGTTCGCAGATCAGGCAAAACAACCCGGATGAAACTTACCCCGGTACCTGCCGCAATAAAGGCATCCCGCTTGACACACCCGATGCAAGCTGGCGAATAAAAACGGGTGCACAAACTGAACTTGCGATCAAAACCCTCAATAATGGCGTACAAAAAGCCACGCTGCCTGCTAATATGTATGATTTCGTGGTCAGGAAAAAGGACGGTTTTCCGGCTTATCAATTGGCTTCGGTAATCGATGATATTCATTTTGGTATCGACCTGGTCATTCGAGGCCAGGACCTTTTTCCCTCTACCCTGGCGCAGCTTTACCTGGCGAATAAGCTTGAAGCAAATATTTTTACAAATAATACATTTCATCATCACCCTTTACTTACCGAAAAAGGTAAAAAACTATCAAAATCTTCGGGTGATACGTCCATTCACTATCTTCGCAAACTGGGAAAAAAGCCCGCGGATATTTACAACCAGGTAGCAGGGGCAGCCGGGTTACACGGAAATATTAGCAATTGGCGCGAACTGGGCCAGCGGTTTTGGCATTAA
- a CDS encoding RCC1 domain-containing protein — MKKIYAGLVLILICGGLVAQQKRTPPPPPPKPIKLLDLFKKKDKQQTTTTNTSNESNNGIGKVTAGDLPITQGNLTSGEYCSIILKDGVLYGWGDNSYGQSGVGKSASNFTPVQITTDNDWKMVTMGGYHTLAIKTDGTLWAWGWGNDSEMGLDELGTRVEFPTRLGRDTDWTWVSTSDGQTAALKENGTLWVWGNNVDARLGVGPTVNSTCRHPYQVGRDRDWAMVVAGDAYTMALKKDGSLWAWGVNTGGCLGTPTVTRVQQAPIQIGTDKDWAKIFTGWRGYGSFGIKKDGTLWAWGVSRSFQLGLGRNVKSIDRPTQVGTDHDWVTLANGSMNTIAIKADGSLWQWGNSQLSGQGDIASPQKVNLPGGWSSVAVSQNHAVALMNNGRVWAWGGNYYGQLGAGKTVRGAYSNAPAEVKDFPEPVITTKSKKELATILNDETKVLFGHTRSRLSIKDKNAIARLAGFPLSKDKKQFILGTDAADYPFDIQVYPTDMNKDGVEEIFMTFGNSYTSGLTGSSVVLFIRDSYGDWHKELGFPGVTPDILNTGNGGYPDLLIGGPGNNFPVWRWNGKEYVLNRNVSGADYRKLHSISAENVSKAYIARSAIKK, encoded by the coding sequence ATGAAAAAGATATACGCGGGCCTGGTATTAATTTTAATATGTGGCGGCCTGGTAGCCCAGCAGAAAAGAACGCCACCACCTCCTCCGCCTAAACCGATCAAGTTGCTCGACCTGTTTAAAAAGAAAGATAAGCAGCAAACCACTACTACAAATACAAGTAACGAATCCAATAATGGCATCGGGAAGGTGACAGCCGGTGACCTGCCAATAACGCAAGGCAATTTGACCTCGGGCGAATATTGCTCCATTATATTAAAAGACGGAGTGCTTTACGGATGGGGCGATAACAGTTACGGACAGTCGGGGGTAGGGAAATCGGCATCGAATTTTACCCCGGTACAAATCACCACGGATAATGACTGGAAGATGGTGACCATGGGGGGATATCACACCCTGGCTATAAAGACGGACGGCACCTTATGGGCCTGGGGATGGGGAAACGACAGCGAAATGGGTTTGGATGAATTGGGCACACGGGTTGAATTTCCGACCAGGCTTGGACGCGACACAGATTGGACATGGGTGTCGACATCCGACGGCCAAACCGCTGCGCTGAAAGAGAATGGCACGCTTTGGGTATGGGGCAACAATGTTGACGCGCGACTGGGTGTGGGCCCAACTGTAAACAGCACCTGCCGGCACCCTTACCAGGTAGGTAGGGACCGTGATTGGGCGATGGTGGTTGCGGGCGATGCCTACACCATGGCACTGAAGAAAGATGGTAGCCTTTGGGCATGGGGTGTTAATACAGGCGGGTGCCTCGGCACACCAACTGTAACCAGGGTGCAGCAGGCGCCCATACAAATAGGTACAGATAAAGATTGGGCCAAAATATTTACCGGTTGGCGCGGCTATGGCAGTTTTGGTATCAAGAAAGATGGCACTTTGTGGGCGTGGGGTGTAAGCCGTTCGTTTCAACTGGGGCTTGGCAGGAATGTTAAAAGTATAGACCGCCCAACGCAGGTAGGTACCGACCATGACTGGGTGACACTTGCCAACGGCAGCATGAATACTATTGCCATAAAAGCCGATGGTTCGCTGTGGCAGTGGGGTAATAGCCAGCTTAGCGGCCAGGGCGATATTGCCAGCCCTCAAAAAGTTAACCTGCCAGGTGGGTGGAGCAGCGTGGCGGTGAGCCAAAACCATGCGGTGGCACTTATGAACAATGGAAGAGTATGGGCCTGGGGAGGCAATTACTATGGTCAATTAGGCGCTGGCAAAACGGTGCGGGGTGCTTATTCAAACGCGCCGGCCGAAGTAAAGGATTTCCCCGAGCCGGTGATCACTACCAAATCAAAAAAGGAGCTTGCTACCATATTGAATGACGAAACCAAAGTGCTGTTCGGGCATACCCGCTCAAGGCTGTCGATAAAAGACAAAAACGCCATAGCAAGGCTGGCAGGTTTCCCGTTGTCGAAAGATAAAAAGCAGTTTATTCTTGGTACAGACGCCGCCGACTACCCTTTCGATATACAAGTGTACCCGACAGATATGAACAAGGATGGCGTAGAGGAGATATTTATGACCTTCGGTAATAGTTACACTTCGGGACTTACGGGTTCGAGCGTGGTGCTTTTTATCAGGGATAGTTACGGCGACTGGCATAAGGAGCTGGGTTTCCCGGGTGTTACGCCGGATATACTTAACACCGGCAACGGGGGCTATCCCGACCTGCTGATCGGCGGTCCGGGCAATAACTTCCCAGTGTGGCGATGGAACGGCAAAGAATATGTACTGAACCGTAATGTATCCGGTGCCGACTATCGTAAGCTGCACAGCATAAGCGCAGAAAACGTAAGCAAAGCGTATATCGCCCGCTCAGCGATAAAAAAATGA